Proteins from a genomic interval of Pseudoalteromonas rubra:
- the pepP gene encoding Xaa-Pro aminopeptidase — translation MIANLEFLTRRTQLLAQMDNNAVAVIPAAVELTRSRDTEYPFRQDSDFFYLTGFKEPDAVLVLSKDKDGATQQTLFCRNKDKLAEIWHGRRMGHEKAKTALELDQTFPLSELDDELLGLVNGRKALYYGQGTYTAFDDKIWTLLGTLRSAPKKGYRAPEIIKDVRPLLHEMRLFKSDAEIAVMRKAGEISAQAHKRAMQFAKPGATEFQLEAEIHHHYAMNGARHPAYGTIVGSGNNANILHYTDNCDELTDGDLILIDSGCELEGYAADITRTFPVNGCFSAPQKAVYELVLASQQAAFEQVKPGGTLVKANEAAMRVMTQGLIELGILAGEVDELLEKQACKAFYMHGLGHWLGLDVHDVGEYKLDEADRPFEPGMVLTIEPGLYFDEDAEVPEQFKGIGVRIEDDLLVTPDGFENLTAAVPKTIAEIEALMRSGE, via the coding sequence ATGATAGCCAACCTGGAATTTTTAACGCGCCGCACTCAGTTGCTGGCGCAGATGGATAACAACGCCGTGGCGGTGATCCCCGCTGCCGTTGAGTTGACCCGCAGCCGCGATACTGAATATCCGTTTCGTCAGGACAGTGACTTTTTCTACCTGACCGGGTTCAAAGAACCGGACGCGGTTCTGGTGCTGAGCAAAGACAAAGACGGTGCAACACAACAGACCCTGTTTTGCCGTAACAAAGACAAGCTGGCGGAGATTTGGCATGGTCGCCGAATGGGCCATGAAAAAGCCAAAACAGCGCTTGAGCTGGACCAGACTTTTCCATTGAGCGAGCTAGATGACGAGTTACTGGGGTTGGTTAATGGTCGTAAGGCACTTTATTACGGTCAGGGCACATACACCGCGTTTGACGATAAAATCTGGACCCTGCTTGGCACATTACGCAGTGCACCTAAAAAAGGCTATCGGGCACCTGAGATCATCAAAGATGTACGCCCACTGCTACATGAAATGAGACTGTTTAAGTCAGACGCTGAAATTGCCGTGATGCGCAAAGCGGGCGAGATCAGTGCACAGGCACACAAGCGTGCCATGCAATTTGCCAAACCCGGGGCCACCGAGTTCCAGCTGGAAGCAGAGATCCACCATCATTATGCAATGAATGGGGCACGGCACCCGGCCTATGGCACCATTGTGGGTTCAGGTAATAATGCCAATATTTTGCACTATACCGACAACTGCGATGAATTAACCGACGGAGATTTGATCCTGATCGACTCCGGCTGTGAGCTTGAAGGATATGCTGCTGACATTACCCGTACTTTCCCGGTGAATGGCTGCTTTAGTGCACCACAAAAAGCGGTGTACGAATTGGTATTGGCCTCACAACAGGCCGCGTTTGAGCAGGTTAAACCGGGTGGCACTTTGGTTAAAGCCAACGAAGCCGCCATGCGAGTGATGACTCAAGGGCTGATAGAATTAGGCATTCTGGCTGGTGAAGTGGACGAGTTACTCGAGAAGCAGGCTTGTAAGGCGTTCTACATGCATGGTCTTGGCCACTGGCTGGGATTGGACGTGCACGATGTTGGCGAATACAAACTGGATGAAGCAGACCGACCATTTGAACCTGGCATGGTACTGACCATAGAACCAGGCCTGTACTTTGACGAAGATGCCGAAGTGCCGGAGCAGTTCAAAGGAATTGGGGTGCGAATTGAAGATGATTTGCTGGTCACCCCGGATGGTTTTGAAAATCTCACCGCAGCGGTGCCTAAAACCATTGCTGAGATAGAAGCTTTAATGCGTTCAGGCGAATAA
- the ubiH gene encoding 2-octaprenyl-6-methoxyphenyl hydroxylase, producing the protein MQHFDVLIVGGGMAGATAAVTIKKQQPDSRIAVIEAFQPKTAHHPSFDDRSLALAEQSVSYLRALGLFDPNWDFAEPITQVHVSDRGHFGKATITHDEFAVDALGYVVEVNPYGAYLHQQLSKLDIALYCPAKIAKLTQQQAQVEVLLDSGESLSGKLLVVADGAQSPTRSKLNIGFDSVAYTQGALIANVQISDKHQGQAFERFTEHGPMALLPMSNNRYSLVWCMPEQALASLRECEESEFLARLQAAFGYRAGMFERVGRRTSYPLVLGRVEQLVHHRCVLIGNAAHAIHPIAGQGFNLGLRDIQALAEQLQQTDRQEWGSHGFTQDYKMARESDIQRVMTLTDALVRLFSNDSRMLALGRSCGLLSMSLFSQLKAPLARQLMGRTL; encoded by the coding sequence TTGCAACACTTTGATGTGTTAATCGTGGGGGGCGGCATGGCAGGTGCTACGGCCGCCGTCACGATAAAAAAACAGCAACCCGATAGCCGTATAGCGGTTATTGAAGCCTTTCAACCTAAAACTGCACATCACCCCAGCTTTGACGACCGTAGCCTGGCATTGGCCGAGCAATCGGTGTCTTATTTGCGTGCTTTAGGCTTGTTTGATCCAAACTGGGATTTTGCCGAGCCTATCACTCAGGTACATGTGTCAGATCGGGGTCATTTTGGCAAAGCCACAATTACCCATGATGAGTTTGCCGTTGACGCGCTGGGCTATGTGGTTGAGGTCAACCCTTATGGTGCTTATCTGCATCAACAGCTCAGCAAGCTGGATATTGCACTGTATTGCCCTGCTAAGATAGCTAAACTGACGCAGCAACAGGCGCAGGTTGAGGTGTTGTTAGACAGTGGCGAGAGTCTGTCGGGTAAGTTACTGGTTGTGGCCGATGGTGCGCAATCGCCGACTCGCAGCAAGCTGAATATTGGTTTTGACAGTGTCGCATACACACAAGGTGCCCTGATTGCTAACGTGCAGATCAGCGACAAGCATCAGGGTCAGGCGTTTGAGCGTTTCACAGAGCATGGTCCGATGGCACTGTTGCCCATGAGCAACAATCGTTACTCTCTGGTGTGGTGTATGCCCGAGCAGGCACTGGCGTCTTTACGCGAGTGCGAAGAATCTGAGTTTTTGGCTCGTTTGCAAGCGGCCTTTGGCTATCGTGCAGGGATGTTTGAACGGGTTGGCAGACGAACCAGTTACCCGTTGGTACTGGGACGGGTAGAGCAGCTGGTGCATCACCGCTGCGTACTGATCGGGAACGCCGCACATGCCATTCACCCGATTGCCGGGCAAGGCTTTAATCTGGGGCTGCGTGATATTCAGGCGCTTGCTGAACAACTGCAACAGACTGACCGACAGGAATGGGGCAGTCATGGCTTTACCCAAGACTATAAAATGGCGCGCGAGTCAGATATTCAACGTGTCATGACGCTGACCGATGCACTGGTCAGGCTGTTCTCTAATGATTCTCGTATGCTGGCATTGGGACGCAGTTGCGGCCTGTTGTCGATGAGCCTGTTCTCACAACTGAAAGCGCCACTGGCGCGACAACTCATGGGACGAACCCTGTAA
- a CDS encoding DUF3192 domain-containing protein encodes MKKLLLATALLSSTVLTGCVVAVTDGEINGSHYGWKKEQKQNREKISQLKMGTEYQSVLNKLGTPDFTDMVSKGETVYQVLYFATNSKHSDGVVTKDECTPLLFKDSKLVGFGDTALAQLL; translated from the coding sequence ATGAAAAAACTACTACTTGCCACTGCGCTATTAAGTTCAACCGTACTGACAGGCTGTGTGGTCGCGGTCACGGATGGTGAAATTAACGGCAGCCACTATGGCTGGAAAAAAGAGCAAAAACAGAATCGCGAAAAGATCAGCCAACTTAAAATGGGTACTGAATATCAAAGTGTACTGAACAAGCTTGGTACACCTGACTTCACCGATATGGTGTCTAAAGGAGAGACTGTCTATCAGGTACTATATTTCGCAACCAACAGTAAACATTCAGATGGCGTTGTCACAAAAGATGAATGCACCCCTTTACTGTTTAAAGACAGCAAGCTGGTTGGATTTGGCGATACGGCCCTGGCACAACTGCTGTAA
- a CDS encoding SO_0444 family Cu/Zn efflux transporter — protein MALLSNFWQLFLVSAPWLMLGLLLAGLLNVFIPKDFLQKHLGKEGLWTTIKAALIGAPMPLCSCGVIPAAIGLRRAGGSKSATTAFLVSTPETGVDSISVSYALLGPFMAVIRPIAAVASAITAGVLVGKDEGKTPQSKASDSAGGCCGSSVKKVQPEKSSCCASEHTPAATQSASCCAGQTKTEPEHDKGCCDSEPSHKKAEPVASCCASTESKPGLWQKLASAVQFSCNKLLADTMQWLLIGLFFAALVQTYVPEAFLAQWGNGILAMIVVILVSIPMYICATASTPIAAGLLLAGVSPGAVLVFMLAGPATNVATIGVVAKELGRRAVFAYLGAVIGVAIVFGFLTDWLVAQFGFTVAPMMGHDHEVLPDWLTLASGVVLALLMVRLMLKGIKQRFAPTQVSA, from the coding sequence ATGGCTCTGCTTAGTAATTTTTGGCAACTCTTTTTGGTTTCAGCACCCTGGCTGATGTTGGGCCTGTTACTTGCCGGGTTGCTAAATGTATTTATTCCCAAAGACTTTTTACAAAAACACTTAGGTAAGGAAGGGCTCTGGACCACCATAAAAGCTGCTTTGATTGGGGCACCCATGCCGCTGTGTTCTTGCGGTGTTATTCCGGCTGCGATTGGGCTCAGGCGTGCAGGCGGGTCAAAAAGTGCGACCACGGCCTTTTTAGTGTCGACACCTGAAACCGGGGTGGATTCTATCTCTGTATCTTATGCGCTGCTTGGTCCATTTATGGCCGTGATACGGCCCATTGCGGCCGTCGCCAGTGCCATTACGGCCGGTGTACTGGTTGGCAAAGACGAGGGCAAAACGCCGCAAAGTAAGGCAAGCGACTCAGCGGGGGGCTGTTGTGGCAGCTCGGTAAAAAAAGTCCAGCCTGAAAAAAGCAGTTGCTGCGCCAGCGAGCACACTCCGGCTGCAACCCAGTCTGCAAGTTGTTGCGCTGGTCAAACTAAGACTGAACCAGAGCATGACAAAGGCTGTTGTGATAGTGAGCCTTCACACAAAAAGGCAGAGCCTGTGGCTTCCTGCTGTGCGTCAACTGAGTCTAAGCCGGGGCTGTGGCAAAAATTGGCTTCTGCTGTGCAATTTAGCTGTAACAAATTACTCGCAGATACTATGCAATGGCTACTGATTGGTCTATTCTTTGCGGCTTTAGTGCAAACCTATGTTCCCGAAGCCTTTTTGGCTCAGTGGGGTAATGGGATCCTGGCCATGATAGTGGTTATTCTGGTCAGTATTCCGATGTACATTTGTGCCACAGCGTCTACGCCGATTGCAGCCGGGTTGCTACTGGCGGGCGTATCTCCGGGTGCTGTGCTGGTATTTATGCTGGCCGGGCCGGCCACCAATGTTGCCACCATAGGGGTGGTTGCTAAAGAGCTGGGGCGTCGTGCGGTATTTGCTTATTTGGGGGCCGTCATCGGGGTCGCGATTGTATTCGGCTTTTTGACCGATTGGCTGGTCGCCCAGTTTGGCTTTACCGTTGCACCTATGATGGGGCATGACCATGAAGTTTTACCTGACTGGCTGACGTTGGCCAGTGGTGTGGTATTGGCTTTGTTAATGGTCAGGTTGATGCTGAAGGGGATTAAGCAACGCTTTGCGCCAACGCAGGTTTCGGCATAG
- a CDS encoding FAD-dependent oxidoreductase — MQQVQVCIVGGGCVGLALALGLAKHNVSVMVLDAGPEPQPLNDSYAARVSAISLASQSLFESLGVWDAIKAQRATAYRKMSVCDADSFGRIQFNAQQLALPELGHIIENDAIRYALYQALQQQSQASLMFGSRYQSIHQTDSDVLITLELGMPVMAKLLVAADGANSSVRSQFKLPISFWDYDHHAIVATIKTEQPHDATARQVFLPDGPLALLPLSDPHTQSIVWSTAPEHARELMAMDEQSFNKALSAASDLQCGLCSVQGERAVFPLTMRYAQQWLTGKVVLMGDAAHTIHPLAGLGMNLGLKDAAHLIKALSEDSEEFASHRTLREYERSRKLDAQKHIAMMQGLKELFSGSHPLKKLVRGVGLNVVDNLGPIKDLFVQQAIGE, encoded by the coding sequence ATGCAACAAGTACAAGTGTGCATAGTCGGTGGTGGGTGTGTTGGTCTGGCGCTGGCGCTGGGCCTGGCAAAGCACAATGTCTCGGTAATGGTGCTGGATGCGGGTCCTGAGCCGCAGCCACTCAATGATTCGTATGCCGCGCGGGTCAGTGCCATCAGTTTAGCCAGTCAGAGTCTGTTTGAATCCTTGGGTGTATGGGATGCCATCAAAGCACAGCGTGCCACGGCCTATCGTAAAATGTCAGTGTGTGATGCCGATAGCTTTGGCCGCATTCAGTTTAATGCACAGCAACTGGCTTTACCTGAACTGGGTCATATCATTGAGAACGATGCAATTCGCTATGCTCTATACCAGGCTTTGCAGCAGCAAAGTCAGGCAAGTCTGATGTTTGGCAGCCGTTACCAATCTATTCACCAGACCGACAGCGACGTGCTGATCACGCTGGAACTGGGGATGCCGGTAATGGCCAAACTGTTGGTTGCAGCAGATGGCGCAAACTCAAGTGTGCGTAGTCAGTTTAAGTTGCCGATCAGCTTCTGGGATTACGACCATCACGCCATTGTCGCGACCATCAAAACCGAGCAGCCTCACGATGCCACGGCGCGGCAAGTGTTCTTGCCGGACGGTCCACTGGCACTGCTGCCTTTATCTGACCCGCATACCCAGTCAATCGTCTGGTCAACTGCACCTGAACATGCCCGCGAATTAATGGCGATGGACGAGCAAAGCTTTAACAAAGCATTGAGTGCGGCCAGTGACCTCCAGTGTGGCTTGTGTAGCGTTCAGGGTGAACGTGCGGTATTTCCGCTAACCATGCGCTACGCACAGCAATGGTTGACGGGTAAAGTGGTGTTAATGGGCGATGCCGCACATACCATCCACCCACTTGCCGGGTTGGGCATGAATCTGGGCCTTAAAGATGCCGCGCATCTCATCAAAGCACTCAGCGAAGACAGTGAGGAGTTTGCCTCTCACCGTACGCTGCGTGAGTATGAGCGCAGCCGCAAACTGGACGCACAAAAGCACATTGCGATGATGCAGGGGTTAAAGGAGCTGTTCAGCGGCAGTCACCCACTGAAAAAGTTAGTCCGTGGTGTGGGTCTGAATGTGGTAGACAACCTCGGCCCCATTAAAGACTTATTTGTACAGCAGGCCATCGGCGAATAG
- a CDS encoding D-2-hydroxyacid dehydrogenase, protein MNIVVLDAATLAGVSLDPLRKHGTVTEYQTTSPSQLLSRLHGADVVVTNKVVLNADTLSKLSDLKLICVAATGTNNIDLEAARSHNIAVTNVAGYSTPSVVLHTFTLLGNLMSNIHQYAQDCANDAWQQSDIFCRLDYPIHDLSGKRFVVVGYGNLGQAVAKVAAAFGAEVIIAERPGQEVIRDSRVAFKEALQNADIVSVHCPLTDTTRDLFDASTLALLPTHAILLNTARGGIVNEQALADALARKQLGGAGVDVLSVEPATETNPLVQYKGDNLLLTPHTAWASQESITRLIDGIAANITSFLQGSERNRLV, encoded by the coding sequence ATGAATATTGTTGTTTTAGATGCCGCCACATTGGCAGGTGTCAGCCTGGATCCTCTGAGAAAGCATGGCACTGTCACCGAGTATCAAACCACTTCACCCAGTCAGCTGCTATCACGCCTTCACGGCGCGGATGTGGTGGTAACGAACAAAGTCGTCCTCAATGCCGACACCCTGAGTAAGCTGTCTGATCTCAAATTGATCTGTGTGGCCGCAACCGGCACTAATAATATCGACCTGGAGGCCGCTCGCAGCCACAATATCGCCGTGACCAATGTCGCTGGTTATTCCACTCCCTCCGTGGTCCTTCATACCTTCACGCTGCTCGGCAATCTAATGAGCAATATTCACCAATATGCACAAGACTGTGCAAATGATGCCTGGCAACAGAGCGATATATTTTGTCGCCTGGACTACCCTATACACGATTTGTCAGGCAAACGTTTTGTGGTAGTCGGGTATGGTAACCTTGGCCAGGCCGTGGCAAAAGTTGCCGCCGCCTTTGGTGCCGAGGTTATTATCGCAGAGCGCCCGGGGCAAGAGGTGATACGTGACTCGCGCGTTGCCTTTAAAGAAGCACTGCAAAACGCGGATATTGTCTCAGTCCACTGCCCTTTAACAGACACCACCCGAGATTTATTTGACGCCAGTACGCTGGCCTTGCTCCCGACTCACGCCATTTTATTGAATACCGCGCGTGGCGGGATTGTCAATGAGCAGGCACTGGCAGATGCGTTGGCCAGGAAGCAGCTTGGCGGTGCAGGCGTTGATGTACTCAGTGTTGAGCCAGCAACAGAGACAAATCCGCTGGTGCAATACAAGGGCGACAACTTATTACTGACGCCACACACCGCCTGGGCCAGTCAGGAGTCTATCACCCGCCTGATTGACGGTATTGCCGCGAATATCACCAGCTTTTTACAAGGGAGTGAGCGTAATCGCCTGGTGTAA
- a CDS encoding UPF0149 family protein — protein MSEFRDYQQAQLLLEQHDIYIAPAEVHGTISGLLACGLNIEEQEYLGLLSDVFNDGQKFAAPLKEFFAELYKLVVAHFNDPEHHFELYLPLEESLSDQANALVAWVSGFLLGFGLKQKDYGKFSADVKEVIGDFSEITKLDTHFDESEEDKQALHEVIEYIRVSALLCFAELGKDAASSTSKTVH, from the coding sequence ATGAGTGAATTTAGAGATTATCAGCAAGCGCAGCTACTGCTGGAACAACACGATATCTACATTGCCCCGGCTGAAGTGCACGGTACCATCAGCGGATTACTTGCATGTGGCCTGAATATCGAAGAGCAGGAATACCTTGGGCTGCTGAGCGATGTCTTTAACGATGGTCAGAAGTTTGCCGCGCCATTGAAAGAATTTTTTGCTGAGCTGTATAAGCTGGTGGTTGCGCATTTTAATGATCCAGAGCACCACTTTGAACTGTATTTACCACTAGAAGAAAGCCTGAGCGATCAGGCCAATGCATTGGTAGCCTGGGTGTCCGGGTTCTTGCTTGGCTTTGGCCTTAAGCAAAAAGACTATGGTAAGTTTTCGGCTGACGTAAAGGAAGTGATTGGTGACTTTAGCGAGATCACTAAATTAGATACTCATTTCGATGAAAGTGAAGAAGACAAACAGGCGCTGCATGAAGTGATTGAATACATTCGTGTATCGGCACTGCTATGTTTTGCTGAGCTTGGTAAAGACGCCGCTTCATCGACCTCTAAAACAGTGCATTAA
- the zntR gene encoding Zn(2+)-responsive transcriptional regulator, producing MYKIGHIAKQLNVSTDTLRYYERQGLLQARTRSSAGYRLYDDSAVEQMRFIVRAKTVGFSLKDIQELLAIKIDKHNHSCEEVKSLTVQKLAQTRQRIEELLKFERSLSVLAERCCGGEESADDCSILTALEDIDGSA from the coding sequence ATGTATAAGATTGGCCACATTGCAAAACAATTGAATGTGTCTACCGACACACTGCGTTATTATGAACGCCAGGGTCTGCTGCAAGCGCGAACACGCAGCTCGGCGGGCTATCGGTTGTATGATGACAGCGCGGTTGAACAGATGCGCTTTATCGTAAGAGCCAAAACCGTGGGCTTCAGTCTCAAAGATATTCAGGAGTTGCTGGCCATTAAAATTGATAAACATAATCACAGTTGTGAAGAGGTTAAGTCACTCACTGTGCAAAAACTGGCACAAACCCGGCAAAGGATTGAAGAACTGCTGAAGTTTGAGCGCTCTTTGAGTGTGCTGGCCGAGCGGTGTTGTGGCGGTGAGGAAAGCGCTGATGATTGTTCTATTTTGACTGCGTTGGAGGATATAGATGGCTCTGCTTAG
- a CDS encoding lysophospholipid acyltransferase family protein produces MDKYADIRPYNDDEVPAALQRLLDDDQFIDVIAEHNLPKWLAGWALISRPLVRSRLKKKWQSVNNVEAVQDEVAGYLAMLIERTTSKVTYSGLEQLDGQGAYLFISNHRDIVLDPALVNWGLHQQKMKTVRIAIGDNLLQVPYITELMRLNKSFIVKRSAKAPKEMLRALSQLSAYIYDSLTEGNSIWIAQKEGRAKDGVDFTDPALLKMLQLQGRKLKLPFAEYVRQLKIVPVSISYQYEPCAVSKARELYHKQQFGEYVKAEGEDINSIIEGFSSDKGHVHVAFGTPIDDEFETPEQLAEIIDQQIVSNYYLHSSNYLAAGDESQSSEQDKNHFTDALEQVPEELRQLVLSIYAQPAKRKLSQ; encoded by the coding sequence GTGGATAAATACGCAGATATCAGACCTTACAATGACGATGAAGTCCCCGCAGCTTTGCAGCGCTTGCTGGACGATGATCAGTTTATTGATGTGATTGCGGAGCATAACTTGCCTAAATGGCTGGCAGGATGGGCGCTGATATCCCGGCCACTGGTACGTAGCCGGTTGAAGAAAAAGTGGCAGTCAGTCAACAATGTCGAGGCTGTTCAGGATGAGGTAGCCGGGTATCTGGCGATGCTGATTGAGCGCACCACCAGCAAGGTGACCTATTCAGGATTAGAACAGCTTGATGGCCAGGGGGCCTATCTGTTTATCTCTAATCACAGAGACATTGTCCTGGACCCGGCATTGGTTAATTGGGGTTTGCATCAGCAAAAAATGAAAACGGTGCGTATCGCCATTGGTGATAACCTGCTTCAGGTCCCTTACATTACTGAGTTAATGCGCCTAAACAAGAGTTTTATTGTTAAGCGCTCTGCCAAAGCGCCAAAAGAAATGTTACGCGCTTTGTCCCAGCTGTCGGCCTATATTTATGATTCACTGACTGAGGGCAATTCAATCTGGATTGCACAAAAAGAAGGTCGTGCCAAAGATGGAGTCGACTTTACCGATCCGGCGTTGCTGAAGATGTTGCAACTACAAGGGCGCAAGCTAAAACTGCCGTTTGCCGAATATGTGCGCCAGCTTAAGATTGTACCGGTATCGATTTCCTATCAGTACGAGCCATGTGCCGTATCAAAGGCCCGTGAGCTTTATCATAAACAGCAATTCGGGGAATATGTGAAAGCTGAAGGCGAAGATATTAACAGTATCATTGAAGGATTCAGCAGTGACAAAGGGCATGTGCATGTGGCATTTGGCACGCCCATAGATGATGAGTTTGAAACGCCGGAGCAACTGGCTGAAATCATCGATCAGCAGATTGTCAGCAATTACTATCTGCATTCCAGTAATTACCTGGCTGCGGGCGACGAAAGTCAAAGCAGTGAACAGGATAAAAACCATTTTACGGATGCGCTGGAGCAGGTGCCGGAAGAGTTACGCCAATTGGTGCTGTCAATTTACGCGCAGCCTGCCAAACGCAAATTGTCGCAGTAA
- a CDS encoding LysR family transcriptional regulator, translating to MKNLSIDGLRTLVTVVEVGGFAKAGELLGLSQPAVSLQIKRLEEQLGCKLFKKQGQRQVLNQYGELLLPQAKQMLQFNDGIIQQFTSESVTGRVRLGIPSEFAARILPAIIGDFVSLYPDVALEVKSRLSKHLLSVSRQDQFDLVLALNEDLNSSNYPVFMQDQLVWVGDLSLAQQQIVTLVTAPEGCIYRRRAIEALQQAGLQYRIVYSNADLTGLTAALKEGLGITVLAKSTVPATLSYQAQTPFLPELGQIGISLVKNTQESAHAVNKLAEFIALRLG from the coding sequence ATGAAAAACTTATCGATTGATGGCCTGCGCACCCTGGTGACTGTGGTTGAAGTGGGCGGTTTTGCCAAAGCCGGTGAGCTGCTGGGCCTCTCTCAGCCCGCTGTAAGTCTGCAGATCAAACGCCTGGAAGAGCAATTGGGCTGTAAACTATTCAAAAAGCAGGGCCAGCGTCAGGTACTCAATCAGTATGGTGAGCTACTGCTGCCACAGGCCAAACAGATGTTGCAATTCAACGATGGGATCATCCAGCAATTTACCTCAGAGAGCGTCACCGGAAGAGTGCGTCTGGGGATCCCCAGTGAGTTTGCCGCGCGTATTCTGCCCGCCATTATCGGCGACTTTGTATCTTTATATCCGGATGTGGCGCTGGAGGTGAAATCCCGGCTCAGCAAACATCTACTGTCGGTCTCAAGGCAGGACCAGTTCGATTTGGTGCTGGCACTGAACGAAGATCTCAATTCGTCTAACTATCCGGTGTTTATGCAGGACCAGCTGGTGTGGGTGGGTGACCTGTCTCTGGCGCAACAGCAGATCGTCACATTAGTGACAGCGCCGGAAGGCTGTATTTATCGCCGCCGCGCCATTGAAGCATTACAACAGGCCGGTCTGCAATACCGCATTGTGTATAGTAACGCGGATTTAACGGGGCTGACGGCTGCGCTTAAAGAAGGCCTGGGCATTACGGTACTGGCCAAAAGCACCGTGCCAGCTACGCTCAGTTACCAGGCACAAACACCCTTTTTGCCAGAGCTGGGTCAGATTGGTATCAGCCTGGTTAAAAACACCCAGGAGTCCGCCCACGCGGTGAATAAGCTGGCAGAGTTTATTGCACTGCGATTGGGGTAA
- a CDS encoding GGDEF domain-containing response regulator — MHKSAHILVLDPDPLNRVVLQNTLEETYLVTLSSSPEQALAELHSTCVDLIIMDNQQLGDEAEAFLQTLKASPDTAQLPVIVISASASFLDEAQSLQQGAVDYITKPFNPNIVKARVKIHLAIKQRNDQLCEQALVDGMTSLPNRRALDKTLAMFWRQCASGVRPLAVFVLGVDHFERYNKLFGHARGDECLYKIAQVVAGIINNMDGFTARYDGGRFVALLRDISEVEAQEVAEAIHMAVAALAIRHPESPTCAHVTVSAGICYTKADFARAHRDPLDLAASALNDARERQQKAVLSVV, encoded by the coding sequence ATGCACAAATCGGCCCATATTCTGGTTCTGGATCCGGATCCGCTCAACCGGGTGGTGCTACAAAATACCCTCGAAGAAACTTATCTGGTGACACTGAGCTCGTCACCTGAGCAGGCGCTGGCAGAGTTACACAGCACCTGTGTTGATTTGATCATTATGGATAATCAGCAGCTTGGTGATGAGGCTGAGGCGTTTTTGCAAACGTTAAAGGCGAGCCCCGACACGGCGCAATTGCCTGTGATAGTGATCTCCGCAAGCGCCAGCTTTTTGGATGAAGCACAAAGTCTGCAACAGGGCGCGGTCGACTATATTACTAAGCCGTTTAACCCCAATATTGTTAAGGCGAGGGTAAAAATTCATCTGGCCATAAAGCAGCGTAATGATCAGCTTTGTGAGCAGGCTTTAGTAGATGGCATGACATCATTACCCAACCGACGGGCACTGGATAAAACTTTGGCAATGTTCTGGCGGCAATGCGCTTCGGGAGTTCGGCCTCTGGCAGTGTTTGTATTGGGTGTTGATCATTTTGAGCGTTACAACAAGTTGTTCGGTCATGCCCGAGGCGATGAATGCCTATATAAAATTGCCCAGGTAGTGGCGGGTATCATCAATAATATGGATGGATTTACGGCGCGCTATGATGGCGGACGTTTTGTGGCGTTGCTGCGTGATATCAGTGAAGTTGAAGCTCAGGAAGTGGCCGAGGCCATTCATATGGCGGTTGCAGCCTTAGCGATTCGGCATCCTGAATCGCCGACTTGTGCCCATGTGACAGTGAGTGCGGGGATTTGCTATACCAAAGCTGATTTTGCCCGAGCACATCGGGATCCGCTGGACTTGGCTGCCTCGGCGCTGAACGATGCACGTGAACGACAACAAAAGGCGGTGTTGAGTGTGGTGTGA